Proteins from a genomic interval of Diprion similis isolate iyDipSimi1 chromosome 10, iyDipSimi1.1, whole genome shotgun sequence:
- the LOC124410965 gene encoding bromodomain-containing protein 4-like isoform X2 translates to MAYRGVKGSDPFVSKTSRNERFAQMSKQEQIIQQKKLEIQAKMQEQKAKQAVESVKKSASSVASSTPSSTVATAIPPKKEEEKPVTSPTSSSSLSSALSSTVNLFANDGSFLDQFRKIANNKTSSKSEAAPVAIKADEKKEEKTYENSRNDRDRKWNSEKSRDWENRRERRRNDSRWGGRSSDRRHSSSSSPSPTRRRPSPSPDNRHTYHQPPPNVNHAPPHPHFNQQQYPPPPPGMNQALVSQPPSSSSTIPPLMSQPIMQMTNLPPPNLRGIMPGPNVQMGGIHRMPPPPKNMNSMNFGGIDNAHVGNAQHVIPSPSHHVLRAPPPPPPPSMQTLPPNTNVPPPGMRQLPQNAPPPSHTMQNIPVSNQTQQQQRVMQTQQQCNIPPPTSLGQPPNIPPPSIMPPMSQIPPNILPISSHAIVVTVASVPNVPPPNVVPQMIMSGPPPPVHNTAITSTINSIPPPNLNIPPPNVLPPANIIQNSPPPHLIPPQTSYPVQHPPQVPITVGQINMQLPPPVRQPHSLQPHSQLEAEQLARIVADCGDEIEQEVREKNAQDPKLWFLHQKQSAAYLQYRGLVAKFRAEKIGKESKNNGGELYSPEDALSDNEDHDKSQKHGSQYNHYNEDSREERKRKRRSRWGDPDNKVAVSSCVMGPAQLGLNVPGKLPQPGIAIPGQIGQPAVIIPPSKLSTSKVNPMLTKICRSDPALAQYARQTFGTSDLSEEQWKKAEDHYKINLLYQNLLKKREEVKRLEAQGKHKYEYDSDEETEGGTWEHKIRSAEMVATQMWAEELTAQAEGKHHIGDFLPPDELKRFMEQYNAVKQGKEPDLSDYKEFKLKEDNIGFQMLQKLGWSEGQGLGSEGSGRVDPVNKATNRLDSAGLGTERPDGISRDDDEFDAYRKRMMLAYRFRPNPLNNPRRPYY, encoded by the exons ATGGCGTACCGCGGTGTGAAAGGATCGGATCCGTTTGTGTCGAAAACATCGCGAAATGAGAGGTTCGCCCAGATGTCGAAACAGGAGCAGATCATACAGCAGAAGAAGCTTGAGATCCAAGCGAAGATGCAGGAGCAGAAAGCGAAACAGGCCGTCGAGAGTGTGAAGAAGTCGGCGTCCTCAGTCGCCTCCTCGACACCGTCTTCAACTGTCGCCACAGCGATTCCTCCAAA gaaagaagaggaaaagccAGTCACGTCGCCtacttcctcctcctccttgtCCTCGGCATTGTCGTCGACGGTGAATTTGTTCGCAAACGATGGCAGTTTCTTGGATCAGTTTAGAAAGATAGCGAACAACAAGACTTCGTCAAAGTCTGAGGCTGCCCCTGTGGCTATAAAAGCCGATGAAAAGAAGGAGGAAAAGACTTACGAGAACAGCAGAAACGATAGGGATAGAAAATGGAACAGTGAGAAAAGCAGAGATTGGGAGAACAGGAGAGAACGCAGAAGAAACGACTCCAGATGGGGAGGAAGGTCTTCGGACAGAAGACACAGCTCCTCATCCAGCCCGTCACCCACGAGACGCAGACCGTCGCCGAGCCCCGACAACAGGCACACCTATCACCAGCCTCCGCCAAACGTGAATCACGCTCCTCCTCACCCTCATTTCAATCAGCAGCAATACCCTCCCCCTCCACCGGGCATGAATCAAGCGCTCGTTTCCCAGCCCCCATCCTCGTCCTCGACCATTCCACCTCTAATGTCTCAACCGATAATGCAAATGACCAACTTGCCGCCTCCAAACCTTCGCGGGATCATGCCAGGTCCCAACGTCCAAATGGGGGGTATTCACAGGATGCCACCACCACCTAAAAACATGAACAGCATGAACTTTGGCGGGATCGATAACGCCCATGTCGGCAATGCCCAGCACGTCATTCCTAGCCCCTCGCACCATGTTCTTCGAGCCCCTCCCCCGCCTCCCCCTCCTTCAATGCAGACTTTACCCCCAAACACGAACGTTCCCCCTCCTGGGATGAGGCAATTACCCCAAAACGCTCCACCCCCCAGTCACACAATGCAGAATATACCTGTGTCGAACCAGacacagcagcagcaacgcgTCATGCAAACTCAGCAACAGTGCAATATTCCGCCACCCACGAGTCTCGGTCAGCCACCTAATATCCCGCCGCCGAGCATCATGCCACCGATGTCGCAGATCCCTCCTAACATATTACCCATCAGTAGCCACGCCATCGTCGTCACCGTCGCCAGTGTCCCAAATGTTCCACCTCCTAACGTTGTACCTCAGATGATCATGTCGGGACCTCCTCCGCCTGTACATAACACCGCCATCACTTCTACGATAAATTCGATACCACCGCCAAACCTGAATATTCCACCTCCCAATGTCCTGCCTCCGGCTAATATAATACAGAATTCGCCGCCTCCGCACCTCATTCCGCCGCAAACTTCATATCCTGTACAGCATCCTCCCCAGGTTCCGATTACTGTTGGACAAATTAACATGCAATTGCCGCCTCCTGTCAGACAACCGCACAGTCTCCAGCCGCATAGTCAATTAG AGGCCGAGCAGCTGGCACGCATCGTGGCTGATTGCGGCGACGAAATTGAGCAGGAAGTCCGCGAGAAGAACGCTCAAGATCCAAAACTATG GTTTCTGCACCAAAAGCAAAGTGCAGCGTATCTGCAGTACAGGGGGTTGGTCGCTAAGTTCCGAGCTGAAAAAATTGGCAAGGAGAGTAAAAACAATGGCGGGGAACTATACTCCCCCGAGGACGCCCTCAGCGATAACGAGGATCATGACAAATCCCAGAAACATGGATCTCAATACA ATCACTACAATGAAGACTCAAGAGAAGAGCGCAAAAGAAAAAGGCGAAGTCGTTGGGGTGACCCTGACAACAAGGTTGCTGTTTCCAGTTGCGTAATGGGACCCGCACAGTTGGGACTCAACGTTCCTGGAAAATTACCACAACCTGGAATTGCAATACCGGGACAGATCGGTCAACCAGCTGTGATTATACCTCCGTCTAAATTATCAACCAGCAAAGTGAATCCTATGCTCACTAAAATATGCAGGAGTGATCCTGCCCTCGCCCAGTATGCCAGACAAACATTTGGAACGTCAGACCTTAGCGAAGAACAATGGAAAAAAGCTGAGGATCACTATAAG ATAAATCTACTGTACCAAAACCTGCTCAAAAAGCGTGAGGAAGTTAAACGGCTCGAGGCCCAGGGTAAGCATAAGTACGAGTACGACAGTGACGAAGAAACGGAGGGTGGTACCTGGGAACACAAAATAAGGTCAGCAGAGATGGTTGCGACTCAAATGTGGGCTGAAGAGCTGACTGCCCAGGCAGAGGGGAAACATCATATCGGCGACTTTTTGCCACCCGATGAATTAAAGAGATTCATGGAGCAATACAATGCAGTGAAACAGGGCAAGGAACCAGACCTCAGCGACTACAAGGAGTTTAAATTAAAAGAAGACAATATCG gTTTCCAAATGCTACAAAAGCTAGGCTGGAGCGAGGGCCAAGGTTTGGGTAGTGAAGGAAGCGGGCGAGTTGATCCAGTTAACAA AGCTACCAATAGACTGGATAGCGCAGGCCTCGGGACTGAAAGACCGGATGGAATTTCTCGGGATGATGACGAGTTCGATGCCTACCGTAAGCGGATGATGTTGGCGTATAGATTCAGGCCTAATCCCTTG aataatcCCAGAAGGCCATACTACTGA
- the LOC124410965 gene encoding SURP and G-patch domain-containing protein 1-like isoform X1: MAYRGVKGSDPFVSKTSRNERFAQMSKQEQIIQQKKLEIQAKMQEQKAKQAVESVKKSASSVASSTPSSTVATAIPPKKEEEKPVTSPTSSSSLSSALSSTVNLFANDGSFLDQFRKIANNKTSSKSEAAPVAIKADEKKEEKTYENSRNDRDRKWNSEKSRDWENRRERRRNDSRWGGRSSDRRHSSSSSPSPTRRRPSPSPDNRHTYHQPPPNVNHAPPHPHFNQQQYPPPPPGMNQALVSQPPSSSSTIPPLMSQPIMQMTNLPPPNLRGIMPGPNVQMGGIHRMPPPPKNMNSMNFGGIDNAHVGNAQHVIPSPSHHVLRAPPPPPPPSMQTLPPNTNVPPPGMRQLPQNAPPPSHTMQNIPVSNQTQQQQRVMQTQQQCNIPPPTSLGQPPNIPPPSIMPPMSQIPPNILPISSHAIVVTVASVPNVPPPNVVPQMIMSGPPPPVHNTAITSTINSIPPPNLNIPPPNVLPPANIIQNSPPPHLIPPQTSYPVQHPPQVPITVGQINMQLPPPVRQPHSLQPHSQLVCPVEAEQLARIVADCGDEIEQEVREKNAQDPKLWFLHQKQSAAYLQYRGLVAKFRAEKIGKESKNNGGELYSPEDALSDNEDHDKSQKHGSQYNHYNEDSREERKRKRRSRWGDPDNKVAVSSCVMGPAQLGLNVPGKLPQPGIAIPGQIGQPAVIIPPSKLSTSKVNPMLTKICRSDPALAQYARQTFGTSDLSEEQWKKAEDHYKINLLYQNLLKKREEVKRLEAQGKHKYEYDSDEETEGGTWEHKIRSAEMVATQMWAEELTAQAEGKHHIGDFLPPDELKRFMEQYNAVKQGKEPDLSDYKEFKLKEDNIGFQMLQKLGWSEGQGLGSEGSGRVDPVNKATNRLDSAGLGTERPDGISRDDDEFDAYRKRMMLAYRFRPNPLNNPRRPYY; the protein is encoded by the exons ATGGCGTACCGCGGTGTGAAAGGATCGGATCCGTTTGTGTCGAAAACATCGCGAAATGAGAGGTTCGCCCAGATGTCGAAACAGGAGCAGATCATACAGCAGAAGAAGCTTGAGATCCAAGCGAAGATGCAGGAGCAGAAAGCGAAACAGGCCGTCGAGAGTGTGAAGAAGTCGGCGTCCTCAGTCGCCTCCTCGACACCGTCTTCAACTGTCGCCACAGCGATTCCTCCAAA gaaagaagaggaaaagccAGTCACGTCGCCtacttcctcctcctccttgtCCTCGGCATTGTCGTCGACGGTGAATTTGTTCGCAAACGATGGCAGTTTCTTGGATCAGTTTAGAAAGATAGCGAACAACAAGACTTCGTCAAAGTCTGAGGCTGCCCCTGTGGCTATAAAAGCCGATGAAAAGAAGGAGGAAAAGACTTACGAGAACAGCAGAAACGATAGGGATAGAAAATGGAACAGTGAGAAAAGCAGAGATTGGGAGAACAGGAGAGAACGCAGAAGAAACGACTCCAGATGGGGAGGAAGGTCTTCGGACAGAAGACACAGCTCCTCATCCAGCCCGTCACCCACGAGACGCAGACCGTCGCCGAGCCCCGACAACAGGCACACCTATCACCAGCCTCCGCCAAACGTGAATCACGCTCCTCCTCACCCTCATTTCAATCAGCAGCAATACCCTCCCCCTCCACCGGGCATGAATCAAGCGCTCGTTTCCCAGCCCCCATCCTCGTCCTCGACCATTCCACCTCTAATGTCTCAACCGATAATGCAAATGACCAACTTGCCGCCTCCAAACCTTCGCGGGATCATGCCAGGTCCCAACGTCCAAATGGGGGGTATTCACAGGATGCCACCACCACCTAAAAACATGAACAGCATGAACTTTGGCGGGATCGATAACGCCCATGTCGGCAATGCCCAGCACGTCATTCCTAGCCCCTCGCACCATGTTCTTCGAGCCCCTCCCCCGCCTCCCCCTCCTTCAATGCAGACTTTACCCCCAAACACGAACGTTCCCCCTCCTGGGATGAGGCAATTACCCCAAAACGCTCCACCCCCCAGTCACACAATGCAGAATATACCTGTGTCGAACCAGacacagcagcagcaacgcgTCATGCAAACTCAGCAACAGTGCAATATTCCGCCACCCACGAGTCTCGGTCAGCCACCTAATATCCCGCCGCCGAGCATCATGCCACCGATGTCGCAGATCCCTCCTAACATATTACCCATCAGTAGCCACGCCATCGTCGTCACCGTCGCCAGTGTCCCAAATGTTCCACCTCCTAACGTTGTACCTCAGATGATCATGTCGGGACCTCCTCCGCCTGTACATAACACCGCCATCACTTCTACGATAAATTCGATACCACCGCCAAACCTGAATATTCCACCTCCCAATGTCCTGCCTCCGGCTAATATAATACAGAATTCGCCGCCTCCGCACCTCATTCCGCCGCAAACTTCATATCCTGTACAGCATCCTCCCCAGGTTCCGATTACTGTTGGACAAATTAACATGCAATTGCCGCCTCCTGTCAGACAACCGCACAGTCTCCAGCCGCATAGTCAATTAG TGTGTCCCGTAGAGGCCGAGCAGCTGGCACGCATCGTGGCTGATTGCGGCGACGAAATTGAGCAGGAAGTCCGCGAGAAGAACGCTCAAGATCCAAAACTATG GTTTCTGCACCAAAAGCAAAGTGCAGCGTATCTGCAGTACAGGGGGTTGGTCGCTAAGTTCCGAGCTGAAAAAATTGGCAAGGAGAGTAAAAACAATGGCGGGGAACTATACTCCCCCGAGGACGCCCTCAGCGATAACGAGGATCATGACAAATCCCAGAAACATGGATCTCAATACA ATCACTACAATGAAGACTCAAGAGAAGAGCGCAAAAGAAAAAGGCGAAGTCGTTGGGGTGACCCTGACAACAAGGTTGCTGTTTCCAGTTGCGTAATGGGACCCGCACAGTTGGGACTCAACGTTCCTGGAAAATTACCACAACCTGGAATTGCAATACCGGGACAGATCGGTCAACCAGCTGTGATTATACCTCCGTCTAAATTATCAACCAGCAAAGTGAATCCTATGCTCACTAAAATATGCAGGAGTGATCCTGCCCTCGCCCAGTATGCCAGACAAACATTTGGAACGTCAGACCTTAGCGAAGAACAATGGAAAAAAGCTGAGGATCACTATAAG ATAAATCTACTGTACCAAAACCTGCTCAAAAAGCGTGAGGAAGTTAAACGGCTCGAGGCCCAGGGTAAGCATAAGTACGAGTACGACAGTGACGAAGAAACGGAGGGTGGTACCTGGGAACACAAAATAAGGTCAGCAGAGATGGTTGCGACTCAAATGTGGGCTGAAGAGCTGACTGCCCAGGCAGAGGGGAAACATCATATCGGCGACTTTTTGCCACCCGATGAATTAAAGAGATTCATGGAGCAATACAATGCAGTGAAACAGGGCAAGGAACCAGACCTCAGCGACTACAAGGAGTTTAAATTAAAAGAAGACAATATCG gTTTCCAAATGCTACAAAAGCTAGGCTGGAGCGAGGGCCAAGGTTTGGGTAGTGAAGGAAGCGGGCGAGTTGATCCAGTTAACAA AGCTACCAATAGACTGGATAGCGCAGGCCTCGGGACTGAAAGACCGGATGGAATTTCTCGGGATGATGACGAGTTCGATGCCTACCGTAAGCGGATGATGTTGGCGTATAGATTCAGGCCTAATCCCTTG aataatcCCAGAAGGCCATACTACTGA